Proteins co-encoded in one Ananas comosus cultivar F153 linkage group 15, ASM154086v1, whole genome shotgun sequence genomic window:
- the LOC109721739 gene encoding uncharacterized protein LOC109721739 has product MMAAVSFDLNFLFVCTGWEGSAADMRVLRWACERGGFVVPEGKYYLVDSGYANTEKFLAPYRGERYHISQFDASTRARVHRNPRDLYNHRHAQLRNVVERTFGILKKRFKILNVATPFSYKVQCLIAMAYCIIHNFIRRHQANDNIFPDEGPDEQNAENEGGVDDLVGVIEDSQNGEDLRANITNQLWNTRI; this is encoded by the exons atgatggctGCGGTGTCAtttgatcttaattttttatttgtatgcacAGGATGGGAAGGCTCTGCTGCCGATATGAGAGTACTTCGATGGGCATGCGAAAGAGGTGGTTTCGTTGTTCCCGAAG GCAAGTATTACTTAGTAGACTCGGGATATGCAAATACTGAAAAATTTCTTGCACCCTATAGAGGAGAGCGTTACCATATTAGTCAGTTTGACGCAAGCACACGGGCCCGCGTTCATCGAAATCCACGAGATTTGTATAACCACCGGCATGCTCAATTAAGGAATGTGGTTGAGAGAACATTTGGCATTTTGAAGAAGcgtttcaaaattctaaatgtaGCAACACCATTTTCGTATAAAGTTCAATGCTTGATTGCTATGGCATATTGTATAATACATAACTTTATTCGCCGTCACCAAGCAAATGATAACATTTTTCCTGATGAGGGTCCAGATGAACAGAACGCTGAAAATGAAGGTGGAGTGGACGATTTAGTGGGAGTAATTGAGGACTCCCAAAATGGTGAGGATCTACGTGCTAATATTACAAATCAATTGTGGAACActagaatataa
- the LOC109721521 gene encoding uncharacterized protein LOC109721521: MRPFKKVSKSKQQQSGLADNPPNEASGGMRIDTRTRSQNWSNMLDAQLLGLMRDEHTFGNCVNGSFIPIAWKRMVNDFNSRNNLNLTKTQLKNRFKVLKKTFNLYHSLANKSGWGWNSDLHIPTPGDARIWDSVIAENPAYARCRDKPFPAYDDMEFLTQNTTATGRYAFTSAVELPPIIESSSGSSPGEDDTIAGIGMAACNLSSDPFEAGGSGCARNANFDEANTSRSPSPPVMPTTGASGSGHSSGSKRARSPESNKKQAQTATTSGGRKKKVDARTSAYLDIAEQGKEKLGWVRQLCQLELSKSTDMPSQNQCMQRVYGMTGLSDDDILVLCDAFKEDKNRNAFMSLNDKHARKWVEREIAQQNLYYRPSFLGS; this comes from the exons ATGCGTCCCTTCAAAAAAGTTTCAAAGTCCAAACAACAGCAAAGTGGGTTGGCAGATAACCCACCTAATGAGGCTAGCGGTGGTATGCGTATTGATACAAGAACAAGGAGTCAAAATTGGAGCAACATGTTGGATGCGCAATTGTTGGGGCTGATGAGAGATGAACATACATTTGGTAATTGCGTAAATGGATCATTCATTCCGATTGCTTGGAAGCGAATGGTAAATGATTTCAACAGTCGAAACAATTTGAACTTAACAAAGACACAATTAAAGAATCGATttaaagtgttaaaaaaaactttcaatttGTACCATTCTCTTGCCAATAAGAGCGGGTGGGGATGGAACTCTGACTTGCACATTCCCACACCTGGTGACGCAAGAATCTGGGATTCTGTAATAGCG GAGAACCCGGCGTACGCCAGGTGTAGGGATAAGCCCTTTCCCGCCTACGATGATATGGAATTTCTTACCCAAAATACAACTGCGACAGGAAGATATGCATTTACAAGTGCTGTGGAGCTTCCCCCTATAATTGAAAGCTCCTCTGGGTCATCCCCTGGTGAGGATGATACTATTGCTGGCATTGGAATGGCAGCTTGTAATCTCTCATCGGACCCATTCGAAGCAGGGGGATCTGGATGCGCCAGAAATGCTAACTTTGATGAAGCAAATACGTCACGCTCCCCAAGCCCTCCCGTGATGCCTACAACTGGTGCAAGTGGTTCTGGTCATAGCTCTGGTAGTAAAAGAGCTCGTTCTCCAGAGTCTAACAAAAAGCAAGCACAAACGGCAACTACATCTGGGGgacgaaaaaagaaagtagATGCCCGGACTTCTGCTTACCTTGACATCGCGGAGCAGGGTAAGGAAAAGCTTGGTTGGGTGCGGCAACTATGTCAGCTAGAGCTGAGCAAGAGCACTGATATGCCATCGCAGAACCAATGCATGCAACGAGTGTATGGGATGACGGGGTTAAGTGATGATGATATCTTAGTTCTCTGTGATGCGTTTAAGGAAGACAAGAATCGCAATGCTTTCATGTCATTGAATGACAAGCATGCAAGAAAGTGGGTTGAGCGAGAAATTGCGCAGCAAAATCTATACTATAGGCCGTCATTTCTCGGGAGTTAG
- the LOC109721522 gene encoding formin-like protein 8 translates to MNANPTNPPILLLALILLHSAVVLRSSPSSTVAATSDGGGGRRVLHEPLFPIQWTPPPPPDFTAAAAPPDGDFFPQSPPPPPPSTTTAAADSSTADVPRAASERRRHRAVAVAAAVASSAADCFEGRTGAASSLPRWRAWAAQSPPPPPPSTTTAAADSSTADVPRAASERRRHRAVAVAAAVASSAAVAAAALLAVSCFVLYRRRRSRRPPDAAKLIGGVGDGGARRTARGGGGAEMLYLGTVESPGGRRSESAESIDSPYRKLGTERVLEVHHPSPDLRPLXATMPSSSDAAAAAAGEDGRKGRSKEAAVAKAVGFFVFSGIALSVVKGLIPHHSHPRPPPPPPPPPPPPPPPPPPPRMHNIAKTPPPPPPPPPPSDAAAVARKEPRPLEAPDSPSPVAPSSRRRLLKPLPMEVSRINALGSSSSSSNPSNENGGSSSHALDGNGDNSLEGESKPRLKPLHWDKVRATSDRTMVWDQLKSSSFQLNEDMIETLFVNNAAPSGREASRRTVLPPFKQENRVLDPKKSQNIAILLRALNVTREEVSEALLDGNPEYLGTDLLETLVKMAPTKEEELKLRDFNGDLSKLGSAERFLKTVLDIPFAFKRVDAMLYRANFETEVNYLRKSFETLEAACDDLRSSRLFLKLLEAVLRTGNRMNVGTNRGEAKAFKLDTLLKLADVKGTDGKTTLLHFVVQEIIRSEGLSCDQTFENSSNNTVREEQFRKQGLKVIAGLSNELGNVKKAAAMDSDVLSSYVSKLEVGLEKIKSVLQLENSCTQGKKFFERMKAFLNDAEREIVRVRGEEKRALNVVKETTGYFHGDTAKEEAHPLRIFVVVRDFLSVLDHVCKDVGRMQERTFVGSASSFRIPASASLPVLHRYGQRRDSSNSDEDSS, encoded by the exons ATGAATGCGAACCCTACAAATCCCCCAATCCTCTTATTGGCGCTGATCCTTCTCCACTCCGCTGTCGTGCTCCGCTCATCGCCATCGTCCACCGTCGCTGCGACATCggacggcggaggaggccgCAGGGTCCTGCACGAGCCCCTGTTCCCCATCCAGTGGaccccgccgcctccgccggacttcaccgccgccgccgccccccccGACGGCGACTTCTTTCCCCAgtcgccgcccccgccgccgccgtccaccACCACAGCTGCCGCCGACTCGTCCACCGCCGATGTCCCCCGCGCCGCCTCggagcgccgccgccaccgcgccgttgccgtcgccgcggccgtcgcctcctccgccgcg GACTGCTTCGAGGGGCGCACGGGCGCCGCCTCCTCGCTGCCGAGATGGAGGGCATGGGCCGCGCAgtcgccgcccccgccgccgccgtccaccACCACAGCTGCCGCCGACTCGTCCACCGCCGATGTCCCCCGCGCCGCCTCggagcgccgccgccaccgcgccgttgccgtcgccgcggccgtcgcctcctccgccgcggtcgccgcggcggcgctgCTCGCCGTCTCCTGCTTCGTGCTCTACCGTCGCCGGAGGAGCCGGAGACCCCCGGACGCCGCGAAGCTCatcggcggcgtcggcgacggCGGGGCGCGTCGGAccgcccgcggcggcggcggcgccgagaTGCTCTACCTCGGGACGGTGGAGTCCCCCGGCGGGAGGAGGTCGGAGAGCGCCGAGTCGATCGATTCGCCGTATCGGAAGCTCGGGACGGAGCGGGTCCTCGAGGTGCACCACCCGAGCCCGGATCTGCGGCCGCTCNTCGCAACGATgccctcctcctccgacgccgccgccgccgccgccggagaagaTGGCCGGAAGGGCCGATCAAAAGAAGCCGCCGTGGCGAAGGCGGTGGGCTTCTTCGTCTTCTCCGGTATCGCACTCAGCGTCGTCAAAGGTCTCATCCCCCACCACTCGCATCctcgacctcctcctcctcctcctcctcctcctcctcccccaccaccgccgccgccgcctcccagGATGCACAACATTGCCAAaacgccaccgccgccgccgccgccgccgccgccttcggatgcggcggcggtggcgcgcAAGGAGCCGCGGCCTCTAGAAGCTCCCGATTCGCCATCACCGGTTGCGCCCTCGTCGCGGCGGCGATTGCTGAAGCCGCTTCCGATGGAGGTATCTCGGATTAATGCGTtgggctcttcttcttcctcctctaacCCTAGCAATGAGAACGGGGGCTCTTCTTCGCACGCGCTCGACGGAAATGGCGACAATTCACTGGAGGGTGAATCGAAGCCGAGGCTGAAGCCTCTCCACTGGGACAAAGTCCGAGCAACTTCCGATCGAACAATGGTGTGGGACCAATTGAAATCCAGTTCATTCCA GTTGAACGAGGATATGATCGAGACGTTATTTGTCAACAACGCAGCCCCTAGTGGCAGAGAAGCGAGCAGGAGAACTGTTCTTCCGCCATTCAAGCAGGAGAACAGAGTGCTGGACCCCAAAAAGTCGCAGAACATAGCGATTCTATTGAGAGCTTTGAATGTGACACGCGAGGAGGTTTCTGAAGCACTTCTAGATG GCAATCCTGAATATCTAGGGACCGACCTTCTGGAAACTTTAGTCAAGATGGCTCCCACAAAAGAGGAAGAACTAAAACTTCGAGATTTTAATGGTGATTTATCAAAGCTCGGGTCTGCAGAGCGCTTTCTGAAAACTGTGTTGGATATACCTTTTGCTTTCAAGAGAGTTGATGCTATGTTATACAGAGCCAACTTTGAGACGGAAGTTAATTATCTGAGAAAATCCTTTGAAACTCTAGAG GCTGCTTGTGATGATCTAAGAAGCAGTAGACTCTTCCTAAAGCTCTTAGAAGCAGTTCTGAGGACTGGAAACCGGATGAACGTAGGAACCAACCGAGGTGAGGCGAAGGCCTTCAAGCTCGACACTCTCCTGAAGCTTGCGGATGTCAAAGGGACCGACGGGAAAACGACCCTACTCCACTTCGTCGTCCAAGAAATCATCCGATCAGAGGGCCTATCCTGCGATCAAACATTCGAAAACTCTTCAAACAACACCGTGAGGGAAGAGCAGTTCAGAAAACAAGGCTTAAAGGTAATAGCTGGACTAAGCAACGAACTAGGCAATGTGAAAAAAGCAGCCGCCATGGACTCCGACGTACTCAGCAGTTACGTCTCAAAGCTGGAAGTCGGGCtcgagaaaataaaatcagtatTGCAGCTTGAAAATTCATGCACGCAAGGGAAGAAATTCTTTGAAAGAATGAAGGCTTTTCTAAATGATGCGGAGAGGGAGATAGTGAGAgtgagaggagaggagaagagggcGTTGAACGTAGTCAAAGAGACGACGGGGTACTTCCACGGAGACACCGCAAAGGAGGAGGCGCACCCTTTGAGGATATTCGTGGTGGTGAGGGACTTTCTATCGGTGTTGGATCATGTGTGCAAGGATGTCGGCCGAATGCAGGAGAGGACATTTGTAGGTTCAGCTAGTTCTTTTCGCATCCCCGCGAGCGCGTCTTTGCCGGTTCTTCATAGGTATGGACAAAGAAGGGATAGTAGTAATTCGGATGAGGATAGCTCGTGA